A region of Malaclemys terrapin pileata isolate rMalTer1 chromosome 5, rMalTer1.hap1, whole genome shotgun sequence DNA encodes the following proteins:
- the PAQR3 gene encoding progestin and adipoQ receptor family member 3 isoform X2, producing MCGGARPRPGRLFILSNETVNIWSHLLGFFLFFTLGIYDMTSVLPSASASREDFVICSICLFCFQVCMLCSVGYHLFCCHRSEKTSRRWMALDYAGISIGILGCYVSGVFYAFYCNNYWRQVYLITVLAMILAVFFAQIHPSYLTQQWHRLRSVIFCSVSGYGVIPTIHWVWLNGGVGASIVQEFAPRVIVMYLIAAVAFLFYISKVPERYFPGQLNYLGSSHQVWHILAVVMLYWWHQSTVYIMQYRHSKPCPDYSTHL from the exons ATGTGcgggggggcccggccccgccccggccG tctGTTCATTTTATCCAATGAGACAGTAAACATCTGGAGTCACTTACTgggctttttccttttcttcactcTGGGCATATATGACATGACTTCTGTATTACCTTCAGCGAGTGCCTCTAGAGAAGACTTTGTTATCTGTTCTATTTGCCTCTTCTGCTTTCAA GTCTGTATGCTTTGCTCGGTAGGATATCATCTTTTCTGCTGCCATCGCTCAGAGAAGACTAGCCGTCGATGGATGGCATTAGATTATGCAGGAATTTCCATTGGGATCCTGGGCTGCTACGTATCAGGAGTGTTTTATGCATTTTACTGTAATAAT tactggcGTCAGGTATACTTGATCACTGTGCTTGCTATGATCCTTGCAGTATTCTTTGCTCAGATTCATCCCAGCTACCTCACGCAACAGTGGCACAGACTGCGTTCTGTCATCTTTTGCTCCGTCTCTGGATATGGAGTCATTCCTACTATCCACTGGGTTTGGCTCAATGGAGGAGTTGGTGCATCTATTGTGCAG GAGTTTGCTCCTCGAGTGATTGTGATGTACTTGATTGCTGCCGTAGCTTTTCtcttttacatttccaaagtTCCAGAAAGATACTTCCCAG GACAATTAAACTACCTCGGCTCTAGTCACCAAGTATGGCATATCCTTGCAGTAGTAATGTTGTATTGGTGGCATCAATCTACAGTGTACATCATGCAATACAGACACAGCAAGCCCTGTCCTGACTACAGTACACATTTATGA
- the PAQR3 gene encoding progestin and adipoQ receptor family member 3 isoform X1: protein MHQKLLKSAHYIELGSYQYWPVLVPRGIRLYTYEQIPVFLKDNPYITDGYRAYLPSRLCLKSLFILSNETVNIWSHLLGFFLFFTLGIYDMTSVLPSASASREDFVICSICLFCFQVCMLCSVGYHLFCCHRSEKTSRRWMALDYAGISIGILGCYVSGVFYAFYCNNYWRQVYLITVLAMILAVFFAQIHPSYLTQQWHRLRSVIFCSVSGYGVIPTIHWVWLNGGVGASIVQEFAPRVIVMYLIAAVAFLFYISKVPERYFPGQLNYLGSSHQVWHILAVVMLYWWHQSTVYIMQYRHSKPCPDYSTHL from the exons ATGCATCAGAAGCTTTTGAAGAGTGCCCATTACATCGAGCTAGGAAGCTACCAGTACTGGCCTGTTCTGGTACCTCGGGGAATCCGCTTGTATACCTATGAGCAGATTCCTGTGTTCCTTAAAGACAACCCGTATATTACAGATGGCTACAGGGCTTATCTCCCTTCTAGGCTGTGTTTAAAAAG tctGTTCATTTTATCCAATGAGACAGTAAACATCTGGAGTCACTTACTgggctttttccttttcttcactcTGGGCATATATGACATGACTTCTGTATTACCTTCAGCGAGTGCCTCTAGAGAAGACTTTGTTATCTGTTCTATTTGCCTCTTCTGCTTTCAA GTCTGTATGCTTTGCTCGGTAGGATATCATCTTTTCTGCTGCCATCGCTCAGAGAAGACTAGCCGTCGATGGATGGCATTAGATTATGCAGGAATTTCCATTGGGATCCTGGGCTGCTACGTATCAGGAGTGTTTTATGCATTTTACTGTAATAAT tactggcGTCAGGTATACTTGATCACTGTGCTTGCTATGATCCTTGCAGTATTCTTTGCTCAGATTCATCCCAGCTACCTCACGCAACAGTGGCACAGACTGCGTTCTGTCATCTTTTGCTCCGTCTCTGGATATGGAGTCATTCCTACTATCCACTGGGTTTGGCTCAATGGAGGAGTTGGTGCATCTATTGTGCAG GAGTTTGCTCCTCGAGTGATTGTGATGTACTTGATTGCTGCCGTAGCTTTTCtcttttacatttccaaagtTCCAGAAAGATACTTCCCAG GACAATTAAACTACCTCGGCTCTAGTCACCAAGTATGGCATATCCTTGCAGTAGTAATGTTGTATTGGTGGCATCAATCTACAGTGTACATCATGCAATACAGACACAGCAAGCCCTGTCCTGACTACAGTACACATTTATGA